CTGCGGTCGGTGAACCGCATGAACGACCTGATCGACACCGTCCGCATCGGCGGCGACATGGAACTCGCCGGCGACACCATCTACGGCAAGGGCGTCGATGTGATCGAGCTGCGCCGGCGCATGGGCATGGTCTTCCAGAAGTCGAACCCGTTCCCCATGAGCATCAAGGACAACGTCACCTACGCCCTGCAGATCAACGGCGAGCGCAACCGCGCCGTCCTGGACGAGGTGTGCCGGACGGCCCTGGAGGGGGCCGCCCTTTGGGACGAGGTCAGTGACCGGCTCGACGAGAGCGCCCTCGGCATGAGCGGCGGCCAGCAGCAGCGGCTCTGCATCGCCCGGGCCATCGCCGCCGAGCCCGAGGTCCTGCTCATGGACGAGCCCTGCAGCGCCCTGGATCCCATCGCCACGACCCGTGTGGAGGAGCTCATTCTGCGCCTGCGGGGCGACTACACGGTGCTCATCGTGACCCACAACATGCAGCAGGCCTCGCGTGTGAGCGACTACACGGCCTTCATGTACCTCGGGCAGGTGGTGGAGTACGGGCCGACGGCTAGGCTGTTCACGAACCCGTTGCTTAAGGAGACCGAGGACTACATCACGGGCCGCTTCGGATAGCCCGTAGGTTGTGCCTTCAAGAATGTGTCTTCCGCCGAGCGCTGATCGCCGATAAGCGCTTGGCCATAGTTCAGAACGCATACCCCAGTTCGTGCCGCCTCTCCCGGTCCACCACGACCGTCCTGACCCGCCGCTCGTAGTACTCCGTCCACCGCGGCGGCACGTCGACCCGATTGCGGAAGCACCGCCGCCCCAGCAGTCCACCGATCGTCAGAGGTTCCGTCATCATCCCCAGTTCCATCGCCGGCGTCGGGCTGCCTCGGGCCTTCTCCCGGCGCCCCTTCATGTAGTTCCGCCACACCAGCAGGATCGCCAGCCGCTCCGCGCTCGCCTGCCGCCGCTTCGACCACGCGATCGTCTCCCGCTTGTGGTTCGCGCTGCTGTGACGGATCAGCAGGTCCAGCAGGTTGATCTCCCACAACGCGTTGTTCTTGTCGCGGTGGTCGCTCCCCGGCGTGATCCGATGCACGATCCGGGCCGGCAGCCTGCGGATCGACCGCTTGTACGCCGGGTGATCGTCGCTGAAGACCGTGGCTGACGCCCGGTTGCCCAGGGTCACCTCGAGGAGCTCGAACATGTCCTTCTCGATCGCCTTGGGGTCGGGACGGCCGTGGAGGAGTTCGAGTTCGCGGCGACGGCGCTTCTGCTGAGCGGTCATCCGGCCTTTGCGGCGGAGCGGGCTGTCGGTGAAGTAGTAGAAGAAGTCCGTCCCCTT
This is a stretch of genomic DNA from bacterium. It encodes these proteins:
- the pstB gene encoding phosphate ABC transporter ATP-binding protein; the protein is MESSFANLNGPAPQKKGPSQTTDRLTDIAAGKVVPTKVHPELQDEELVLDVKGFNLWYGEKQVLFDVNLPVPKGKVTALIGPSGCGKSTLLRSVNRMNDLIDTVRIGGDMELAGDTIYGKGVDVIELRRRMGMVFQKSNPFPMSIKDNVTYALQINGERNRAVLDEVCRTALEGAALWDEVSDRLDESALGMSGGQQQRLCIARAIAAEPEVLLMDEPCSALDPIATTRVEELILRLRGDYTVLIVTHNMQQASRVSDYTAFMYLGQVVEYGPTARLFTNPLLKETEDYITGRFG